One part of the Vicia villosa cultivar HV-30 ecotype Madison, WI linkage group LG6, Vvil1.0, whole genome shotgun sequence genome encodes these proteins:
- the LOC131610497 gene encoding protein NRT1/ PTR FAMILY 4.5-like, with protein MADQEETEELKLLAEWKRKKGGFRATMFVFVLSALDNMGFVANMVSLVLYFYGVMHFDLSSSANTLTNFMGSTFLLSLVGGFISDTYLNRFTTCLIFGSLEVLALAMVTFQAASGHLHPNACGKSSCVKGGIGVMFYASLGLYALGIGGVRGSMTAFGADQFEEKDPNEAKALASYFNWLLLSSTLGAISGVTGVVWVSTQRAWHWGFFIITIASSIGFVALAIGKPFYRIKVPGDSPTIRIVQVIVVAFKNRKLSLPESHEELYEISDKDATVEKILHTSQIRSLDKAAILQENMKPQPWKVCTVTQIEEVKILTRMLPIVASTIIMNTCLAQLQTFSVQQGNIMNLKLGSFTVPASSIPVIPLIFISILVPIYELFFVPFARKITNHPSGITQLQRVGVGLVLSVISMTVAGMVEVKRRNQSRKDPNNPISLFWLSFQYGIFGIADMFTLVGLLEFFYRESPSSMKSLSTSFTWLSMSIGYFLSTVFVNLINVVTKRITPSKQGWLHGFDLNQNNLNLFYWFLAILSCLNFFNYLYWASRYKYKSEDRNSSPIGLKTLHEMPLKVIGGTKQNWEGSIGGNTQE; from the exons ATG GCAGATCAAGAGGAAACTGAAGAACTCAAGCTTCTTGCTGAATGGAAGAGAAAGAAAGGTGGATTCAGAGCTACCATGTTTGTTTTTG TTTTATCGGCATTGGACAATATGGGTTTTGTTGCAAACATGGTTAGTTTGGTTCTGTATTTCTATGGAGTGATGCATTTTGATCTATCAAGTTCTGCAAATACTCTTACAAACTTCATGGGTTCAACTTTCTTGCTTTCTCTTGTTGGTGGATTCATCTCAGATACTTATTTGAATAGGTTCACCACCTGTTTGATTTTTGGCTCCTTAGAAGTTCTG GCTTTGGCAATGGTTACTTTCCAAGCTGCTTCGGGACATTTACATCCAAATGCATGTGGGAAATCGAGTTGTGTGAAAGGTGGGATTGGGGTTATGTTTTATGCGTCGTTGGGTTTGTATGCTTTGGGTATTGGAGGGGTGAGAGGTTCTATGACTGCATTTGGTGCTGACCAGTTTGAAGAAAAGGATCCTAATGAAGCGAAAGCACTTGCGAGCTATTTCAATTGGCTTTTACTTAGTTCAACTCTTGGAGCTATTTCTGGTGTTACTGGTGTTGTTTGGGTTAGTACACAAAGAGCTTGGCATTGGGGATTTTTCATAATAACCATAGCTTCTTCTATTGGTTTTGTTGCACTTGCTATTGGTAAGCCTTTCTATAGAATCAAAGTTCCTGGAGATAGCCCCACCATCAGAATTGTTCAG GTTATTGTTGTGGCATTTAAAAACCGAAAGCTGTCACTGCCAGAGTCACACGAAGAGCTCTATGAAATAAGTGACAAAGATGCAACAGTGGAGAAAATTCTTCACACAAGCCAAATAAG GTCTTTAGATAAAGCAGCAATTTTGCAAGAAAACATGAAACCACAACCATGGAAAGTGTGCACAGTGACACAAATTGAAGAAGTGAAAATCCTAACCAGAATGTTACCAATAGTAGCCAGCACAATCATAATGAACACATGTTTAGCACAGCTTCAAACATTCTCAGTACAACAAGGAAATATAATGAACCTTAAACTTGGTTCATTTACAGTTCCAGCATCATCCATACCGGTTATCCCTCTTATTTTCATAAGCATTTTGGTTCCAATTTATGAGCTTTTCTTTGTTCCATTTGCAAGAAAAATCACTAACCACCCTTCTGGAATCACACAACTCCAAAGGGTAGGTGTTGGATTAGTCCTTTCGGTTATATCAATGACAGTGGCTGGAATGGTAGAAGTGAAAAGAAGGAACCAAAGTAGAAAAGACCCAAATAACCCCATAAGCCTATTTTGGCTTTCATTCCAATATGGCATATTTGGTATTGCAGATATGTTTACACTTGTGGGACTTTTGGAATTTTTCTACAGGGAATCACCTTCAAGTATGAAATCATTGTCAACTTCTTTCACATGGTTGTCAATGTCAATTGGTTACTTCTTGAGCACTGTTTTTGTCAATTTGATTAATGTAGTAACCAAAAGGATTACTCCAAGTAAACAAGGTTGGTTACATggttttgatttgaatcaaaataacttaAACCTGTTCTATTGGTTCCTAGCTATACTCAGCTGTCTTAATTTTTTTAACTACCTGTATTGGGCCTCGCGGTATAAGTACAAATCCGAAGACCGAAATTCAAGCCCAATAGGTTTGAAGACTTTACATGAAATGCCTCTGAAAGTGATTGGTGGAACAAAACAAAATTGGGAAGGTAGCATTGGAGGAAACACACAAGAATGA
- the LOC131614993 gene encoding uncharacterized protein LOC131614993: MEWCNQSTSIKYLFKYINKGSDRISAIIQGQDRNNVDEIKQYLDCRYISPSEACWRIFSYSIHGRKPAVERLYFHMEGENSVYYKDYEQVGDVLLKPSVTESMFTAWFEANKTYEEARLLTYGDFVSKFVYHKRSRSWKPRKRGYTIGRLIWVPQSTGELFYLRMMLTIKKGPLCYQDIKTVDGKKLKTFRDACFAMGFLQDDREFVEAIKEAHQWGSGHFLRKLYVTMLLSSSMNRPEHVWRKTWMYLSDGILYDQRVFTRDPGLTMSDAELKERTLMAIETLLQNNNRSLKDFKTMPYPKDYVESFTGNRLLYDESQYDVVAQQQIFESLYASLTDEQRSIFEEIMDAVEKQEGGVFFLYGYGGTGKTFMWNTLSAALRSKKKIVLPVASSGIASLLLPGGRTAHSRFKIPVPTLETSICNIEKQDDLAELLKMTDLIIWDEAPMANKFCFESLDKSLRDIMSGTTHASKRVFGGKVVVFGGDFRQILPVIPRGTRSDIIHATINASYIWDHCRVLRLTKNMRLQTGQPTSTADDIRSFSEWILKIGDGTMCEPNDGYANICIPDEFLISSFSDPIKGIVEDTYPDLIHNYLDSNYLQSRAILASTIEVVDDINQYITNLLPGEEKEYFSSDSIDKSDASSFDAYEHVTPEFLNALKTSGLPNHSIKLKVGATIMLMRNLDQSEGLCNGTRLTVTRLAAHVIEAKIISGKNVGNLFYIPRMSLSPSQSPWPFKLVRRQFPIIVSFAMTINKSQGQSLDNVGLYLPKEVFSHGQLYVAISRVKSKKGLRILIHDKDKEPMLSTTNVVFKEVFHNI, encoded by the exons ATGGAATGGTGCAACCAAAGTACTTCTATCAAATACCTTTTCAAATATATAAACAAAGGTTCCGATAGAATTTCTGCAATCATACAAGGCCAAGATAGAAACAACGTCGACGAGATCAAGCAATATTTGGATTGTCGATACATCTCCCCAAGTGAAGCATGTTGGAGGATATTTTCCTATTCTATACATGGCAGAAAGCCAGCCGTAGAAAGACTGTATTTTCACATGGAAGGTGAAAACTCTGTGTACTACAAAGACTACGAGCAGGTTGGTGACGTGTTACTCAAACCAAGTGTAACAGAGTCGATGTTTACAGCATGGTTTGAAGCAAACAAAACTTATGAAGAAGCAAGATTACTAACTTATGGAGACTTTGTTTCTAAATTTGTCTATCATAAACGAAGTCGGAGTTGGAAACCAAGGAAACGAGGGTATACCATTGGTCGACTCATTTGGGTTCCTCAGAGCACCGGTGAGTTGTTTTATTTAAGGATGATGCTCACTATCAAAAAGGGTCCTTTATGCTATCAGGACATTAAGACGGTGGACGGTAAAAAGCTAAAAACATTTAGAGATGCATGCTTTGCGATGGGATTTTTACAAGATGATCGTGAATTTGTCGAGGCAATCAAAGAGGCGCATCAGTGGGGTTCAGGTCATTTTTTACGCAAGTTGTATGTTACCATGTTACTATCTTCGTCGATGAATAGACCCGAACATGTTTGGAGAAAGACTTGGATGTATTTATCGGATGGCATTCTTTATGATCAACGAGTCTTCACAAGAGATCCAG GTCTGACAATGAGTGATGCCGAGTTAAAAGAACGGACACTCATGGCTATTGAAACTCTATTACAAAATAATAATCGAAGTTTGAAGGACTTCAAGACAATGCCATATCCGAAAGATTATGTTGAATCCTTTACAGGAAATCGACTCCTTTATGATGAAAGTCAATATGATGTTGTTGCTCAGCAACAAATTTTTGAAAGTTTGTATGCTTCTCTTACAG ATGAACAAAGAAGCATCTTTGAGGAGATCATGGATGCTGTAGAAAAGCAAGAAGGcggagttttttttttatatggctACGGTGGCACTGGTAAGACCTTCATGTGGAACACTCTATCAGCAGCCCTTAGGtctaagaaaaaaattgttttgccCGTTGCTTCAAGTGGGATTGCAAGTTTGTTGTTACCAGGTGGAAGAACAGCTCATTCTAGATTTAAGATTCCTGTCCCTACATTAGAAACTTCTATATGcaacattgaaaaacaagatgATCTTGCCGAGCTTCTAAAGATGACAGATCTAATCATATGGGATGAGGCTCCTATGGCTAACAAGTTTTGCTTTGAATCACTCGACAAATCATTGAGAGATATTATGAGTGGAACCACACATGcttctaaaagagtttttggaggTAAGGTTGTTGTGTTTGGAGGTGACTTCAGACAAATTCTCCCTGTTATACCAAGAGGTACTAGATCTGATATTATCCATGCAACAATCAATGCTTCTTATATTTGGGATCATTGTAGAGTCTTGAGGCTTACAAAAAACATGCGCTTGCAAACTGGTCAACCCACTTCTACAGCTGATGACATAAGGAGTTTTTCCGAGTGGATTTTAAAAATTGGAGATGGCACAATGTGTGAGCCAAATGATGGCTATGCTAATATTTGTATTCCAGATGAGTTCTTAATTTCTAGCTTTTCAGATCCGATTAAGGGAATTGTTGAAGATACGTACCCTGATCTCATTCATAACTATCTTGATTCCAATTATCTTCAAAGTCGTGCGATCTTAGCTTCGACAATCGAAGTAGTCGATGATATTAACCAATATATAACAAACCTTCTTCCAG gagaagagaaagaatactTTAGTAGTGATTCTATTGATAAATCTGATGCAAGTAGCTTTGATGCATATGAGCACGTGACACCCGAGTTCCTAAATGCTCTTAAGACTTCGGGATTGCCTAACCATTCAATCAAGTTAAAAGTTGGGGCCACTATTATGTTAATGCGCAACCTAGACCAATCTGAAGGTTTGTGCAACGGTACAAGGCTAACTGTTACTAGGCTTGCTGCTCATGTCATTGAAGctaagatcatttctggaaaaaatgttggtaatttattttatattcctAGAATGTCTTTGTCACCTTCacaatcaccatggccatttaAACTGGTGAGACGCCAATTTCCAATTATTGTTTCCTTCGCCATGACTATTAACAAGTCTCAAGGCCAATCACTTGATAATGTTGGTTTGTACTTGCCAAAAGAAGTTTTTAGTCATGGCCAATTATATGTGGCAATCTCTAGAGTAAAATCCAAAAAGGGTTTAAGGATTCTTATTCATGACAAAGATAAAGAACCTATGCTCTCTACCACCAATGTGGTATTCAAAGAAGTGTTCCATAACATTTGA